Proteins co-encoded in one Chitinophagales bacterium genomic window:
- a CDS encoding Rpn family recombination-promoting nuclease/putative transposase, producing MSSIFINPFTDFGFKKLFGEEVNKDLLIDFLNELIPVEKHTIVDLTYLRNEHLSNHEDDRRAVYDLYCENEKGEKFIVEIQRAKQKFFRDRSIYYSTFPIQEQAKTGNKWDFELKAVYTVAIMDFTFEDGRKRQKEEEEEFSFLHTIQLMDIERKSVFYDKLTFIYLEVPKFDKQESELVTHFDKWMYILKNLYRFKKRPKALQERIFQRLFDAAELARFSKKDRMAYEENLKIYRDFLKIYRDFMNVVNTAVEEAVEKTKKESKVEVAAKALEKGFTVEDVSDITGLSLKTIEKIKQKME from the coding sequence ATGTCAAGCATATTCATCAACCCTTTTACCGATTTTGGCTTCAAAAAACTCTTTGGAGAAGAAGTCAACAAGGATTTACTCATCGACTTCTTGAATGAGTTAATACCTGTTGAAAAACACACGATTGTTGACCTCACTTACCTTAGAAACGAACACTTATCTAACCATGAAGACGATAGAAGGGCGGTCTATGATTTGTATTGTGAAAACGAAAAAGGGGAGAAATTTATCGTTGAGATTCAACGAGCCAAGCAAAAATTCTTTAGAGACAGAAGTATTTATTATTCCACTTTTCCGATTCAAGAACAAGCCAAAACAGGCAACAAATGGGATTTTGAATTGAAGGCAGTTTATACCGTTGCCATTATGGACTTCACCTTTGAAGATGGTAGAAAACGACAAAAAGAGGAGGAGGAGGAATTTTCCTTTTTGCATACGATTCAATTGATGGATATTGAACGAAAAAGTGTTTTTTATGACAAACTGACATTTATTTATTTAGAAGTTCCAAAGTTTGATAAACAAGAAAGCGAATTGGTGACACATTTCGACAAATGGATGTATATTTTGAAGAACCTCTATCGCTTCAAAAAACGCCCAAAAGCCCTTCAAGAACGGATTTTTCAACGTCTATTTGATGCCGCAGAATTGGCTCGTTTCAGTAAAAAAGACCGCATGGCTTATGAAGAAAACTTGAAGATTTATCGGGATTTCTTGAAGATTTATCGGGATTTTATGAATGTGGTCAATACGGCAGTAGAGGAAGCAGTTGAAAAAACGAAAAAAGAAAGTAAAGTAGAGGTTGCAGCAAAAGCATTGGAGAAAGGTTTTACAGTAGAAGATGTAAGCGATATCACAGGCTTATCTTTAAAAACCATCGAAAAAATCAAACAAAAAATGGAATAA
- a CDS encoding valine--tRNA ligase — protein MNTQYNPQDVEEKWYEYWEKHELFHSVPDDREPYTIVIPPPNVTGVLHMGHMLNNTIQDLLIRRARMQGYNACWVPGSDHASIATEAKVVKMLKEKGISKHDIGREEFLKHAWEWTDKYGGIIFQQLRKLGVSCDWSRTRFTLEDKLSDAVVKVFVDLYRKGKIYRANRIGHWDVAAQTALSDQEVIYKDVNAKLYHVRYKIEGTEDEWITVATTRPETIMGDTAVCFHPEDERYQHLKGKKVLVPLINRAIPIIYDEYVDMEFGTGGLKITPAHDANDFALGKKHNLEIIDVLNPDGTMSEAAQLYIGEDRDKARKLIAKDLEAAGNLVKVEDLPHKVGFSERTNVVVEPRITPQWYMRMEETAKPALEAVMNDTIQFFPSKYKNTYRHWMENIRDWCISRQLWWGQRIPIYYLADGSHVCAETAEEALELAKAQSGNSNLTAADLQQDPDVVDTWFSSWLWPISVFDGFENRDEVDYYYPTSVLVTGWDILFLWVARMVMAGYEWEGQYPFKDVYYTGMVRDKQGRKMSKSLGNSPDPLGLIEEYGADGVRVGLLMSSPAGGDLLFDNKLCEQGRNFSNKIWNALRLVKGWEVKEGKNENIDPIVDWFENRFNQVVAETEKQYETYSISEALKNIYSFVWNDFFSVYLEMAKPEYQQPIDQYTYDKTIELFEKCIKLVHPFMPFLTEEIYHNLKDRPEGDSICIAKYPEVSDFNQAAIDKGEAAKELLTKLRDLRNSQQLKQREPLQLSVKTDNPALFEDMISLLKRKAFLESFDFTDEDVSGAVSFRIDKDTFFVPLGDKVDLEEERQKIQKELDYLEGLKKILNKKLGNERFVSNAPAAVVDMEKKKLADTEGKIGALMEQLGNL, from the coding sequence ATGAATACACAATACAATCCACAAGACGTTGAAGAAAAATGGTATGAGTATTGGGAGAAACACGAATTGTTTCACTCTGTACCTGATGACAGAGAACCTTATACAATTGTCATTCCTCCGCCAAATGTAACGGGTGTCTTGCACATGGGACACATGCTGAACAATACGATTCAAGACCTTTTGATTCGCCGTGCACGTATGCAGGGCTATAATGCCTGTTGGGTGCCTGGAAGTGATCACGCTTCAATTGCAACGGAGGCGAAGGTCGTCAAGATGTTGAAGGAGAAGGGGATTAGTAAGCATGACATTGGGCGTGAGGAGTTTTTGAAGCACGCTTGGGAATGGACGGACAAATATGGTGGCATCATTTTCCAACAGTTGCGAAAATTGGGCGTGAGTTGTGATTGGAGTCGTACCCGTTTTACCCTCGAAGACAAGCTTTCGGATGCGGTGGTGAAGGTGTTTGTGGATTTGTACCGCAAAGGCAAAATATATCGAGCCAATCGAATCGGGCATTGGGATGTTGCGGCTCAAACGGCTCTTTCGGATCAAGAGGTGATTTACAAAGATGTGAATGCCAAGCTTTACCATGTTCGCTACAAAATTGAAGGGACAGAAGATGAATGGATTACGGTTGCTACAACTCGACCAGAAACGATTATGGGTGATACAGCGGTTTGTTTCCATCCTGAGGATGAGCGTTACCAACATTTGAAGGGCAAAAAGGTGCTTGTGCCTTTGATCAACCGTGCGATTCCGATTATCTATGACGAGTATGTAGATATGGAATTTGGAACGGGTGGTTTGAAAATCACGCCTGCTCACGATGCGAATGACTTTGCACTTGGGAAAAAACACAACTTAGAAATTATTGATGTATTGAATCCCGATGGTACTATGAGCGAAGCTGCACAGTTGTACATTGGAGAAGACAGAGATAAAGCTAGAAAACTGATAGCGAAGGATTTGGAGGCTGCAGGAAACTTGGTAAAAGTAGAAGATTTGCCGCATAAAGTTGGTTTTTCGGAGCGAACAAATGTGGTAGTTGAGCCTCGCATTACCCCTCAATGGTATATGCGAATGGAGGAAACTGCAAAGCCTGCTTTGGAGGCGGTGATGAACGACACGATTCAGTTTTTCCCTTCAAAATACAAGAATACCTACCGTCATTGGATGGAAAATATTCGGGATTGGTGTATTTCTCGTCAATTGTGGTGGGGACAGCGGATTCCGATTTACTACTTGGCGGATGGCAGTCATGTTTGTGCCGAAACTGCGGAAGAAGCACTCGAATTGGCGAAAGCGCAAAGCGGCAATTCTAATTTGACGGCAGCCGATTTGCAGCAAGATCCTGATGTAGTCGATACTTGGTTTTCGTCTTGGTTGTGGCCCATTTCGGTTTTTGATGGTTTTGAGAACCGTGATGAAGTGGATTATTACTACCCGACTTCGGTATTGGTGACGGGATGGGATATTTTGTTTTTGTGGGTGGCTCGGATGGTCATGGCGGGTTATGAATGGGAGGGTCAATATCCTTTCAAAGATGTCTATTACACAGGCATGGTTCGGGATAAACAAGGACGCAAGATGTCGAAGTCTTTGGGCAATTCTCCTGACCCTTTGGGTTTGATTGAAGAATATGGTGCGGATGGTGTTCGGGTTGGTTTGTTGATGAGTTCTCCTGCGGGTGGTGATTTGCTGTTTGACAACAAGTTGTGTGAACAGGGTCGAAACTTTAGCAACAAGATTTGGAATGCCCTTCGATTGGTGAAAGGTTGGGAAGTGAAGGAAGGTAAAAACGAAAACATTGACCCAATTGTGGATTGGTTTGAAAATCGCTTCAATCAGGTAGTGGCAGAAACCGAAAAACAATACGAAACTTACAGCATTTCGGAAGCACTCAAAAATATTTACTCCTTTGTTTGGAATGATTTCTTTTCGGTGTATCTCGAAATGGCGAAGCCCGAATACCAACAGCCAATAGACCAATATACCTACGACAAAACGATTGAACTTTTTGAGAAGTGCATCAAGTTGGTACATCCTTTTATGCCTTTCTTGACGGAAGAAATCTACCACAACCTAAAGGATAGACCAGAAGGCGATTCAATTTGTATAGCAAAATATCCCGAAGTGTCGGACTTCAATCAGGCTGCAATTGACAAAGGTGAAGCGGCTAAGGAACTGCTCACCAAACTTCGTGACCTGCGAAACAGTCAACAATTGAAGCAACGTGAACCGCTTCAATTGAGCGTAAAAACGGATAACCCTGCCTTGTTTGAAGACATGATTTCGCTATTGAAGCGCAAGGCTTTTTTGGAGTCGTTTGACTTTACGGATGAGGATGTGAGTGGTGCGGTAAGCTTCCGAATTGATAAAGATACTTTCTTTGTGCCTTTGGGTGATAAGGTGGATTTGGAGGAGGAACGCCAAAAAATCCAGAAGGAATTGGATTATTTGGAGGGACTGAAAAAGATTTTGAATAAAAAACTCGGCAATGAACGTTTTGTGAGCAATGCGCCTGCTGCGGTGGTGGATATGGAGAAGAAGAAGTTGGCGGATACTGAGGGGAAAATTGGAGCTTTGATGGAGCAGTTGGGGAATTTGTGA
- a CDS encoding DUF1801 domain-containing protein yields MAKNQNKTIQTELSVHDFLDKVENEKRRTDSKTVLKLMEEVTGETPKMWGTSIVGFGTYHYKYESGREGDFLKVGFSPRKTSLTLYIMGGFERYDELMQQLGKHKTGKSCLYINKLEDIDLDTLKELVKESVAYISERYPDGQ; encoded by the coding sequence ATGGCAAAGAATCAAAACAAAACCATACAAACTGAACTCAGTGTACATGATTTTCTGGACAAGGTAGAAAACGAAAAAAGACGAACAGACAGCAAAACCGTTTTGAAGCTAATGGAAGAAGTGACTGGTGAAACGCCTAAGATGTGGGGAACGAGCATTGTAGGCTTTGGAACATATCACTACAAATATGAAAGTGGTCGAGAAGGTGATTTTTTGAAAGTCGGTTTTTCACCCCGCAAAACTTCATTGACCCTCTACATCATGGGCGGATTTGAGCGATACGATGAACTGATGCAGCAATTGGGCAAACACAAAACAGGTAAATCGTGTCTGTATATCAACAAGTTGGAAGATATTGACTTGGATACATTGAAGGAATTGGTGAAAGAGTCAGTAGCGTATATTTCGGAAAGATATCCTGATGGGCAGTGA